Proteins encoded by one window of Girardinichthys multiradiatus isolate DD_20200921_A chromosome 14, DD_fGirMul_XY1, whole genome shotgun sequence:
- the LOC124880345 gene encoding L-selectin-like: MQWSLILLFLMGQCCFSDCQLYEYLYIKENKNWTEAQQYCREKHTDLATVSKMRDMKRLLNISAGGQRDVWIGLYDPKDVNRTWYWSLPGVEFIESETNWNTGEPTDKGNPTSENCGFLYKNLTWADTGCQHDRYFLCYDGENIDLLLNDFYVYSN; encoded by the exons ATGCAGTGGAGTCTGATTCTGCTCTTTCTGATGG GTCAGTGTTGTTTCAGCgactgtcagctctatgagtatCTCTACATTAAAGAGAACAAGAACTGGACTGAAGCTCAGCAGTACTGCAGAGAGAAACACACTGACCTGGCCACAGTGTCTAAGATGAGAGACATGAAGAGACTCCTCAACATCTCAGCAGGAGGTCAGAGGGATGTTTGGATTGGTCTGTATGATCCAAAAGATGTCAACAGAACATGGTACTGGTCTCTGCCTGGAGTGGAGTTCATTGAAAGTGAGACAAACTGGAACACAGGAGAACCGACTGATAAAGGAAATCCAACATCTGAGAACTGTGGATTTCTGTATAAAAATCTCACATGGGCAGATACTGGTTGTCAACATGACAGATATTTCCTCTGCTACGATGGTGAGAATATTGATCTACTTCTCAATGATTTTTATGTATATTCAAACTGA
- the LOC124880913 gene encoding C-type mannose receptor 2-like: MKTWQEAQSYCREKHTDLISGLKQLQDEELKNVMKSADKDPYFGLFRDTWRWSDGSSFSFRHWKNDLNNQQLNTGRCAMSQNNNEGRWKTDSCDQKKPFICYNDNLNKVILIKENKTWEDALYYCRYHYHDLVTITNKNEQRWVQEKAKNASTDHVWMGLHYACTLDLWFWVSDEVVSYKNWASDAPMDDCDMSGAMETRGEHKWRKKNNTEEFNFICSKD, translated from the exons ATGAAGACCTGGCAGGAAGCTCAGAGTTACTGCAGAGAGAAACACACAGACCTGATCAGTGGACTGAAGCAGCTACAGGATGAAGAACTGAAGAATGTGATGAAATCTGCAGACAAGGATCCATACTTTGGTCTGTTCAGAGACACCTGGAGGTGGTCAGATGGAAGCAGTTTCTCTTTCAGACACTGGAAAAATGATCTTAACAATCAGCAACTCAACACTGGTCGATGTGCCATGAGTCAGAATAATAACGAAGGCAGATGGAAAACTGACAGCTGTGATCAGAAGAAACCCTTCATCTGTTATAATG ataatttaaataaagtgatccttatcaaagaaaataaaacctggGAGGATGCCTTATATTACTGCAGATATCACTACCATGACCTGGTCACCATCACCAACAAGAATGAGCAGAGATGGGTCCAGGAGAAAGCCAAGAACGCCTCGACTGATCATGTCTGGATGGGACTGCACTACGCCTGCACTCTGGATTTGTGGTTCTGGGTCAGTGATGAGGTGGTCAGCTATAAGAACTGGGCCTCAGATGCACCGATGGATGACTGTGACATGTCTGGAGCCATGGAGACAAGAGGAGAACATAAgtggagaaagaaaaataatactgAGGAGTTTAACTTCATCTGTTCTAAGGATtaa